One window of the Xiphophorus couchianus chromosome 12, X_couchianus-1.0, whole genome shotgun sequence genome contains the following:
- the cabp7a gene encoding calcium-binding protein 7, whose translation MPMHPVTSTLMYRGICTIPDILSYSAPVNLPEDEVEEIREAFKVFDRDGNGFISKQELGMAMRSLGYMPNEVELEVIIQRLDMDGDGQVDFEEFVTLLGPKLTAAGMPDKFNGTDFDSVFWKCDMQKLTVEELKRLLYDTFCDHLSMKDIENIIMTEENHIENPEDCQVDIDSSSPTQQVKQTCVRKSLICAFAIAFIISVMLIAANQVLRSGMK comes from the exons ATGCCGATGCACCCAGTCACCTCCACGTTGATGTACCGGGGCATCTGCACCATCCCCGACATCCTCTCCTACAGCGCCCCGGTGAACCTGCCCGAAGACGAGGTTGAAG AAATCCGCGAGGCCTTCAAGGTTTTTGATCGTGATGGAAATGGGTTTATCTCGAAGCAAGAGCTGGGAATGGCCATGCGTTCTCTGGGCTACATGCCAAATGAGGTGGAGCTGGAAGTCATCATCCAGAGACTTGACATGGATG gcGACGGCCAGGTGGACTTTGAGGAGTTTGTTACTCTTTTGGGTCCAAAGCTGACAGCGGCCGGGATGCCAGACAAGTTCAACGGCACTGACTTTGACTCCGTTTTTTGGAAG TGTGACATGCAGAAGTTGACAGTTGAGGAGCTGAAGAGGCTTTTGTATGACACCTTCTGTGATCACCTTTCCATGAAAGACATTGAGAACATCATTATGACTGAAGAGAACCACATAGAGAACCCAGAGGACTGCCAGGTCGACATAGACA GCTCCAGCCCAACACAGCAAGTCAAGCAAACCTGTGTGCGCAAGAGCCTCATATGCGCCTTTGCCATTGCTTTCATTATCAGCGTCATGCTCATTGCAGCCAATCAAGTGCTGCGAAGTGGCATGAAGTAA